The Terriglobia bacterium genome has a segment encoding these proteins:
- the fusA gene encoding elongation factor G has protein sequence MNVYEGKNIRNVGIVGHGGSGKTSLVSAMLFDTGATNRLGRVDDGNAPTDYDEDEIERKITISTKLAFCEWNKNKINVLDTPGFGNFIQEARGALRVADAAIVVVDAVSGVMVQTEKSWAYAEEFQLPRLIVVNRMDRDTASFERSLESIQQTLGRLCVPIQIPLGAEKGFKGVADLVQMKAFVYQTDGSGKFSESAIPADVAARAQEYRDKLIESVAESDEKLMEKFFDSGTLSDDEIISGLKKQVSEGKLYPILYTSATGNIGVQPLMNAILNLLPDAVARGTVEGKDAHGKDVERKIADSEPFSAFVFKTFSDPFTGRISLYRIYSGTLTTEVQPYNVNKGVVERFGALALLQGKTQVSVPKLHAGDIAAVAKLKETQTGDTLCDKAHTITYSPVKWVEPVISFAIEPKSRGDEDKISTAIHKLMDEDLGIRYSREPQTKEFLLSGQGQMHVEMAVARLKKRFGVEVLLHPPKVPYRETIKGKADVQGKHKKQSGGHGQYGDCKIRMEPLPRGGDFEFVNEIFGGSIPRNFIPAVEKGIQEARLKGVLAGFPTVDFRVVLYDGSYHDVDSSEMAFKIAGSLAFKKGIREARPILLEPVMNVEVHGPEEFAGDLMGDLNSRRGRVQGMEVRGHTTVIKAQVPLAEMLSYASDLTSKTGARGSYSMEFSHYDEVPAHLADKVIANAKAGTTGEEEEEA, from the coding sequence GTGAACGTCTACGAAGGCAAAAACATTCGCAATGTGGGCATCGTGGGACACGGAGGAAGTGGCAAGACCTCGCTGGTTTCCGCGATGCTATTCGATACCGGTGCCACCAATCGCCTTGGTCGCGTAGACGACGGGAATGCCCCGACGGATTACGACGAAGATGAAATCGAGCGCAAAATCACCATCTCGACGAAGCTCGCATTCTGCGAGTGGAACAAAAACAAGATCAACGTTCTCGATACACCCGGCTTCGGCAACTTCATCCAGGAAGCCCGCGGCGCACTGCGCGTTGCGGACGCGGCGATCGTTGTGGTCGACGCCGTATCCGGCGTCATGGTGCAGACGGAAAAATCCTGGGCCTATGCCGAGGAATTTCAACTGCCCCGCCTGATCGTCGTCAACCGCATGGACCGTGATACAGCGAGCTTCGAACGATCGCTCGAGTCGATTCAGCAGACGCTCGGCCGGCTGTGCGTGCCCATTCAAATCCCTCTTGGCGCAGAAAAGGGATTCAAAGGCGTTGCGGACCTCGTCCAGATGAAGGCCTTCGTATATCAGACCGACGGCTCCGGCAAATTCAGCGAATCGGCGATTCCCGCCGACGTTGCCGCGCGCGCTCAGGAATACCGCGACAAATTAATCGAATCTGTCGCGGAGAGCGACGAAAAGCTGATGGAAAAGTTCTTCGACAGCGGCACGCTTTCGGATGACGAAATCATCAGCGGCCTCAAAAAACAGGTTTCGGAAGGAAAGCTCTATCCGATCCTCTACACCTCGGCGACGGGCAACATCGGCGTGCAACCTTTGATGAATGCGATTTTGAATCTGCTGCCGGATGCCGTCGCGCGCGGAACGGTTGAGGGCAAGGATGCCCACGGCAAGGATGTCGAGAGAAAGATCGCCGACAGTGAGCCCTTTTCCGCCTTCGTGTTCAAAACATTTTCCGATCCCTTCACCGGCCGCATATCGCTTTACCGCATTTACTCCGGAACACTGACGACGGAAGTCCAGCCGTACAACGTCAACAAGGGCGTGGTGGAAAGATTCGGCGCGCTCGCGCTGCTTCAGGGCAAGACGCAGGTGAGCGTTCCCAAACTTCACGCCGGCGACATCGCCGCCGTCGCCAAACTGAAAGAAACACAGACCGGCGATACGCTCTGCGATAAAGCGCACACGATCACATATTCCCCGGTAAAGTGGGTGGAACCCGTCATTTCGTTCGCCATCGAACCGAAGTCGCGCGGCGACGAAGACAAGATCAGCACCGCCATTCACAAGCTGATGGACGAGGATCTCGGAATCCGATACTCGCGCGAGCCGCAGACCAAGGAATTCCTGCTGTCAGGGCAGGGCCAGATGCACGTGGAAATGGCCGTTGCGCGGCTGAAGAAACGATTCGGCGTCGAGGTACTTCTCCATCCCCCCAAGGTTCCCTATCGCGAGACGATCAAGGGCAAAGCCGACGTCCAGGGCAAGCACAAGAAACAGAGCGGCGGCCATGGTCAATACGGCGACTGCAAGATCCGCATGGAACCCCTTCCGCGCGGCGGCGATTTCGAATTCGTCAACGAGATCTTCGGCGGCTCGATTCCGAGAAATTTCATTCCCGCCGTCGAAAAAGGAATCCAGGAAGCGCGGCTGAAAGGCGTGCTCGCGGGATTCCCTACTGTAGATTTCCGCGTGGTGCTCTACGACGGTTCGTACCACGACGTCGACTCGTCCGAAATGGCGTTCAAGATCGCCGGTTCACTCGCCTTCAAGAAGGGAATCCGGGAAGCAAGACCGATTCTGCTCGAACCGGTCATGAACGTCGAAGTCCACGGCCCGGAAGAATTCGCCGGAGACCTGATGGGCGATCTCAACAGCCGCCGCGGCCGCGTTCAGGGCATGGAGGTTCGCGGCCACACGACGGTCATCAAAGCGCAAGTGCCGCTGGCCGAAATGCTGAGCTACGCCTCCGACCTGACGTCGAAAACCGGGGCCCGCGGCAGCTACTCGATGGAGTTCAGCCATTACGATGAAGTGCCCGCGCACCTTGCGGATAAGGTCATCGCGAATGCGAAGGCGGGAACCACCGGCGAGGAAGAAGAGGAAGCGTAG
- a CDS encoding IPT/TIG domain-containing protein — protein MRFVCIFAAIGLLCASAAAYTRLTDSLGEMAKWQTMPVSYAISASGSPQISNGSDFAAIRAAFQTWQSIPATNIQFTDTGTTPVSHVGFDGINLVTFTDSSAPLGSATIAATFLFYGSVPGSGGTTGYGTEEADIAFNPGLLFSTSGEPARYDIQNIATHEIGHFLGLDHAAMISSVMSPYFLPGQLDQRTLSYDDIAGVMEIYPKNLPATGKIQGTIASATGPIFGANVVAVDSTGTSIVSTLSQPDGTYTLRFVPPGTYRVYAEPLDNPVTAANIAAFYQAAQTNFGTTFFGNVATLIGARTVTVAANAVATANIQTLPQSATGLNLTRPATGVRLGRGISGILTLGGYDITAGVLFNSSAPEIALGVPAGGCGISVMTNCFGGQISVVGPTSAKMNVAIDPSTTLGPKFIEVSRNSDTSILSGALVITDPAPACVAITPASGSVIGGTLVTITGSNFRSGAQVYFGGLAALSVTVVDSGTIQAMTPSNMPGFTNIVVMNADGTWGVAGLFGFVLAPPVIDSASPLSGPPGTVVTIQGNNFGAIPQNLQVTIGGAAARVISLTNNAIQTVVPNGAVSGPVTITVVGQSATGPAFTVTSVAPSTNVASNVYSFQDASVSAGGTPVAFPTSDDAVASVSIPFTFSLFNDIFPAGGAISISTNGWISLAGATDPASQNSTLPAATVTLPSGGTGVVPPSLIAPFWSYLILPPEISSAGVRVTGSAPNRQFIVEWSNASIIGASGANPQTSVTFEIVLYEGSNDIQFVYGDMSGPGSAGSSATVGMQDLSRTTAVLTGFDQPVVNSQSLITYHYQNGSYTTVAGSMDMTPPGKPVVSDEGKLTANQMQLAASWTAAAPPSGIASFQYGIGTTPGGTDVLAFTPATQNSAVVSGLHLQANATYYFVVKAISGGGVVSDAGVSGGVRYDPSFQPQVRIIPWSPQSSTGFSGIALLAPQGSAESVVLRAFDSSGAYILGPGILNPITVSLTAGQQSAKLISELFGLQTFDGWIQVEASVPGLGVFTATGASDLSAMDGSNAQDTSADFVLFHAGASAIMVNPSAGTANVQITNLATGAVQMLTMPPTSRLVTTIAAASRVKSSVPLAAVEEVSAPGRLTINPAVPASSAQSNLVFPQAVAGSGYASTLTLVNVSGAAQNALISFGNASYAETIGPNAAVHLSLQAGYFGVGAVTVTVPPPLFGSAAQAIVGVVDIDNGADPVTIGAPQASTDFWFPQVANGDGLFTGLALTNGGNPANITVEVYGSNGGTPQSGTLALGANQQTAQLLSQIVPSVISQVGGYIHVHSDQPIWAWEIYGSDRIQASGPPLK, from the coding sequence ATGCGGTTCGTCTGCATCTTCGCGGCAATCGGGCTTCTCTGTGCGAGCGCGGCCGCGTACACGCGCCTGACCGATTCATTGGGCGAGATGGCGAAGTGGCAAACGATGCCGGTCTCCTATGCGATCAGTGCGTCAGGTTCACCCCAGATCTCGAATGGCAGCGACTTCGCCGCGATTCGCGCGGCGTTCCAGACCTGGCAGAGCATTCCCGCCACGAATATCCAGTTCACTGATACAGGAACGACGCCTGTCAGCCATGTCGGCTTTGACGGGATTAATCTCGTGACATTTACGGACTCGTCTGCACCGCTGGGGTCGGCGACGATTGCAGCGACGTTCTTGTTTTACGGCAGTGTGCCCGGCAGCGGCGGTACGACCGGGTACGGCACGGAGGAAGCGGATATCGCCTTCAACCCCGGGCTCCTTTTTTCGACCAGCGGGGAGCCGGCCAGGTACGACATTCAAAACATCGCCACCCACGAGATCGGGCACTTCCTCGGTCTCGATCATGCCGCGATGATTTCGTCCGTGATGTCGCCGTACTTTTTGCCCGGTCAACTGGATCAGCGGACCCTGTCTTACGACGATATTGCGGGCGTCATGGAGATTTATCCGAAGAATCTTCCGGCGACTGGAAAAATCCAGGGAACGATCGCGTCCGCTACAGGCCCGATTTTCGGCGCGAACGTCGTCGCCGTTGATTCGACTGGAACCTCGATCGTTTCGACGCTCTCCCAACCCGACGGAACGTACACTCTTCGATTCGTCCCGCCTGGAACGTATCGAGTCTATGCGGAACCGCTCGACAACCCGGTTACAGCGGCCAATATTGCAGCTTTTTACCAGGCGGCTCAGACAAACTTCGGAACCACCTTCTTCGGCAACGTTGCAACATTAATAGGAGCGCGGACGGTCACCGTTGCCGCGAACGCGGTGGCAACAGCCAACATTCAGACCTTGCCTCAAAGCGCAACAGGTTTGAACCTGACGCGGCCCGCTACCGGAGTGCGTCTTGGACGCGGAATCAGTGGAATCCTGACTCTGGGCGGATACGACATCACCGCCGGTGTTCTGTTCAACTCTTCGGCTCCGGAAATCGCCCTCGGTGTGCCTGCGGGCGGCTGCGGCATCAGCGTCATGACAAACTGTTTCGGCGGACAGATCTCGGTCGTGGGACCGACAAGTGCAAAGATGAATGTTGCGATCGACCCGTCCACGACGCTGGGTCCGAAGTTTATCGAGGTGAGCCGCAACAGCGATACCTCCATACTTTCGGGCGCGCTTGTCATTACGGATCCCGCCCCGGCCTGTGTCGCCATCACTCCGGCTTCGGGTTCGGTGATTGGCGGAACCCTGGTTACGATAACAGGCTCGAATTTCCGCAGCGGCGCGCAGGTGTATTTCGGCGGTCTCGCCGCGCTATCGGTCACGGTTGTCGATTCCGGGACGATCCAGGCCATGACCCCTTCGAATATGCCGGGTTTTACGAATATCGTTGTCATGAATGCGGACGGCACCTGGGGCGTTGCGGGACTTTTCGGCTTTGTTCTGGCGCCTCCGGTGATCGACTCCGCGTCGCCACTTTCCGGTCCGCCGGGAACGGTGGTGACGATTCAAGGCAACAATTTCGGCGCCATCCCGCAGAACCTTCAGGTCACGATCGGTGGCGCCGCCGCGCGCGTTATTTCTCTAACCAACAACGCGATTCAGACGGTCGTTCCGAACGGAGCCGTTTCCGGTCCTGTGACCATTACGGTGGTCGGCCAGTCCGCAACCGGCCCGGCGTTCACCGTCACGAGTGTCGCGCCGAGTACCAACGTGGCGTCGAATGTGTACAGCTTCCAGGACGCATCGGTCAGCGCGGGCGGTACGCCCGTCGCATTCCCCACTTCGGACGATGCTGTTGCATCCGTATCGATACCGTTCACGTTCAGTCTCTTCAATGACATTTTTCCCGCTGGCGGGGCCATATCCATTTCGACGAATGGCTGGATCAGCCTGGCGGGAGCAACGGATCCGGCCTCTCAAAATTCAACGCTGCCTGCCGCGACGGTAACTCTGCCTTCAGGCGGCACAGGCGTCGTTCCGCCGTCATTGATTGCGCCGTTCTGGAGCTATCTGATTCTCCCGCCGGAAATCAGCAGCGCAGGCGTTCGTGTGACAGGCAGTGCGCCGAACCGGCAATTCATCGTGGAATGGTCGAACGCAAGCATCATCGGCGCCTCGGGAGCGAACCCGCAGACCAGCGTCACGTTTGAAATTGTTTTGTACGAGGGCAGCAACGACATTCAGTTCGTTTACGGCGACATGAGCGGTCCCGGCTCCGCCGGTTCGAGTGCGACCGTCGGCATGCAGGACCTGAGCCGAACCACTGCAGTGCTGACGGGTTTCGATCAGCCGGTTGTGAACAGCCAGTCGTTGATCACCTACCATTATCAAAACGGCAGCTATACCACTGTCGCCGGCTCGATGGATATGACGCCGCCTGGAAAGCCTGTCGTCAGCGATGAAGGCAAGTTGACGGCGAACCAGATGCAACTTGCCGCATCGTGGACTGCGGCGGCGCCGCCCTCGGGAATTGCCTCATTCCAGTACGGCATTGGTACGACGCCGGGCGGTACCGACGTGTTGGCCTTCACGCCGGCCACGCAAAATTCTGCTGTCGTGAGCGGGCTGCATCTTCAGGCGAACGCCACGTACTATTTCGTGGTGAAAGCGATCAGCGGCGGCGGTGTCGTGAGCGATGCCGGCGTCTCCGGCGGTGTTCGTTATGATCCGTCGTTTCAGCCGCAGGTGAGAATCATTCCGTGGAGCCCGCAGAGCAGCACCGGGTTCAGCGGTATTGCATTGCTTGCGCCGCAAGGAAGTGCGGAAAGTGTTGTGTTGCGCGCGTTCGATTCAAGTGGGGCCTATATTCTGGGGCCGGGGATTCTCAATCCGATCACGGTTTCGCTGACTGCGGGTCAGCAGTCCGCAAAGCTTATTTCGGAGTTGTTCGGTTTGCAGACGTTTGATGGATGGATACAGGTCGAAGCGTCCGTCCCCGGACTCGGCGTGTTCACAGCGACCGGCGCGTCCGATTTGTCGGCCATGGACGGAAGCAATGCTCAGGATACGTCGGCGGACTTTGTGTTATTCCATGCCGGCGCGTCCGCGATTATGGTGAATCCATCGGCGGGAACGGCGAACGTTCAGATTACGAATCTCGCCACGGGCGCAGTGCAAATGCTGACGATGCCTCCAACGAGCCGGCTCGTGACGACGATCGCTGCGGCCTCGCGAGTAAAATCGTCGGTGCCACTGGCTGCTGTCGAGGAGGTCTCCGCGCCCGGCAGGCTCACGATCAATCCGGCGGTTCCGGCGTCGAGCGCGCAGTCGAATCTCGTTTTTCCGCAAGCTGTGGCCGGAAGCGGATATGCATCAACGCTGACGTTGGTGAATGTTAGTGGCGCCGCGCAGAATGCTTTGATTTCGTTCGGCAACGCCTCTTATGCGGAGACGATTGGCCCCAATGCGGCAGTGCATCTTTCATTGCAGGCAGGTTACTTTGGGGTCGGTGCAGTAACTGTGACGGTTCCGCCTCCGCTATTCGGTTCGGCCGCGCAAGCAATCGTCGGAGTTGTTGATATCGACAACGGCGCCGATCCCGTCACCATCGGCGCACCCCAGGCCTCGACGGATTTCTGGTTCCCCCAGGTTGCGAATGGGGATGGCTTGTTTACCGGCCTGGCCCTCACCAACGGAGGGAATCCCGCGAACATCACCGTCGAGGTCTATGGCTCCAACGGCGGCACGCCGCAATCCGGGACCCTCGCCTTGGGCGCCAACCAGCAAACGGCGCAGCTGCTCAGCCAGATTGTGCCAAGCGTTATAAGCCAGGTAGGCGGATACATCCACGTCCATTCGGACCAGCCGATCTGGGCCTGGGAAATCTACGGCTCCGACAGGATTCAGGCCTCCGGGCCCCCGCTGAAATAG
- a CDS encoding Trm112 family protein: protein MAVNPELLKILVCPLCKAPVQLTENGQGLKCSQCRRVYPIRDDIPVMLISEAKVED, encoded by the coding sequence ATGGCCGTCAATCCTGAGCTCCTGAAGATTCTGGTATGTCCACTGTGCAAAGCTCCGGTCCAGCTGACCGAGAATGGGCAAGGACTGAAGTGCAGCCAGTGCCGCCGCGTATATCCGATTCGCGACGACATCCCGGTGATGCTGATCAGCGAAGCGAAAGTTGAAGACTAA
- a CDS encoding glycosyltransferase family 9 protein: MKTKDLLHRLPENARILLIRLRSMGDCLLLTGPVRALKEEFPGLRISVLVEKRFAACFSGNPDFHEVLIAKGKYRTAVRLFFRRFHVIVNLHGGPTSLTYSLLAHGKRVGVEHYRLSFLYHGLLPPPDSSAHTVETTMAGFRWLGVKQETAPALRFEKHEGEAGQIEKTLRGRPYAVIHPGSVMATKRWDPGRFAAVARTLMTRGLTIVVTAGPGEESFASEVARQIDGSVILLSLSIPQLGELIRSAKLYVGNDSGPMHLAAAVGTPVVVPWGSSDSRRWRPWAVDHRVVQNPFECNPCPGYRCLVAESPLCIESVTAEQVTEAAEELMSRR; encoded by the coding sequence TTGAAGACTAAAGATCTCCTCCATCGTCTTCCAGAAAACGCCCGCATTCTTCTAATCCGGCTCCGCTCGATGGGCGATTGCCTCCTGCTGACGGGACCCGTCCGTGCTCTCAAAGAGGAATTCCCCGGCCTCCGTATTTCCGTGCTTGTGGAAAAACGGTTCGCTGCATGTTTCTCCGGCAATCCCGATTTCCACGAGGTCCTCATTGCGAAGGGAAAGTACCGCACGGCCGTGCGGCTGTTCTTCCGGCGATTCCATGTGATCGTCAATCTGCATGGCGGCCCGACGAGCCTGACATACTCTCTTCTCGCGCACGGCAAACGCGTGGGCGTCGAGCATTATCGCCTTTCGTTTCTCTACCACGGCCTGCTGCCGCCTCCCGATTCCTCCGCCCACACCGTCGAGACCACAATGGCGGGGTTCCGCTGGCTTGGAGTGAAACAGGAGACCGCGCCGGCTCTGCGATTTGAAAAACACGAAGGCGAAGCCGGCCAAATCGAAAAAACGTTGCGAGGCCGCCCGTACGCCGTCATTCATCCCGGCAGTGTGATGGCCACCAAACGCTGGGATCCAGGACGCTTTGCCGCCGTGGCACGCACATTGATGACCCGCGGCCTGACGATCGTCGTCACTGCCGGACCGGGCGAGGAGTCTTTCGCCAGCGAAGTTGCGCGGCAGATCGATGGCAGCGTGATTCTATTGAGCCTCTCCATTCCCCAACTTGGCGAACTGATCCGCAGCGCAAAGCTGTATGTGGGAAACGATTCCGGCCCGATGCATCTCGCTGCAGCGGTGGGCACGCCCGTCGTCGTGCCGTGGGGCTCTTCGGATTCCCGCCGCTGGCGCCCATGGGCCGTGGATCATCGCGTGGTCCAGAATCCCTTTGAGTGCAATCCGTGTCCGGGCTATCGTTGCCTGGTTGCGGAGTCGCCGCTGTGCATCGAATCGGTGACCGCCGAGCAGGTGACTGAAGCTGCAGAGGAATTGATGAGCCGCAGATGA
- the rfaE1 gene encoding D-glycero-beta-D-manno-heptose-7-phosphate kinase, producing MNRTRVEEILNRFSGQTILIVGDVMLDEFIWGKVRRISPEAPVPVVEVVDETYRLGGSGNVAANIQELDGKAIPIGIVGRDAASDRIGELLEKAGIETHGLVRADRPTTLKTRILAHSQQVVRADRESRKPLSAELNADLAMLFTQFLPEAAAVIVSDYDKGVVNPDLMAAILPMARSEGIPVFLDPKVHHADYYRPITLITPNHREAELLTGMAIDSEPRLEEAGRKLLQKFACEYALITRGEEGMSLFSNASSHHLPTFAREVFDVTGAGDTVIAALALARAGGAAMEEAAILANHAAGIVVGKVGTATVTRAELVSDFEARDAHFAG from the coding sequence ATGAATCGCACCCGCGTTGAAGAAATCCTGAATCGCTTCTCCGGTCAGACCATCCTGATCGTCGGAGACGTCATGCTGGACGAATTCATCTGGGGCAAGGTGCGCCGTATTTCGCCGGAAGCGCCGGTGCCAGTCGTCGAGGTGGTGGATGAAACATATCGCCTGGGCGGATCGGGCAACGTCGCCGCGAACATTCAGGAGCTCGATGGAAAGGCTATTCCTATCGGAATCGTGGGCCGCGATGCCGCCTCAGATCGCATTGGCGAGCTGCTCGAAAAAGCCGGGATCGAAACCCATGGGCTGGTCCGCGCCGACCGGCCGACGACGCTGAAGACGCGCATCCTGGCTCACAGCCAGCAGGTTGTCCGGGCCGATCGGGAAAGCAGGAAACCTCTTTCCGCCGAATTGAATGCCGACCTGGCAATGCTGTTCACGCAATTTCTGCCGGAAGCCGCCGCCGTCATCGTTTCGGACTATGACAAAGGCGTCGTCAATCCGGATCTGATGGCCGCAATTTTGCCGATGGCCCGCAGCGAGGGAATCCCCGTCTTTCTCGATCCGAAAGTCCATCACGCCGATTACTATCGCCCGATTACGCTGATCACACCGAACCATCGCGAAGCGGAGCTTCTCACCGGCATGGCGATCGACAGCGAGCCGCGCCTCGAAGAGGCCGGACGCAAACTCCTGCAGAAATTCGCTTGCGAATATGCGCTGATTACGCGGGGCGAGGAAGGCATGTCGCTTTTCAGCAATGCAAGCTCGCATCACCTGCCGACATTCGCCCGCGAAGTGTTCGATGTGACGGGTGCGGGCGACACCGTCATTGCCGCCCTGGCTCTCGCTCGAGCCGGCGGCGCGGCGATGGAAGAAGCCGCAATTCTCGCCAATCATGCCGCCGGCATCGTTGTTGGAAAAGTCGGCACGGCGACGGTCACTCGCGCCGAACTCGTGTCGGACTTCGAAGCCCGCGATGCGCATTTTGCAGGTTAA
- a CDS encoding glycosyltransferase family 4 protein, translated as MRILQVNSARSLGGGETHVLQLTRALRGRGHEVFLAGRRGGPLNPDIPLTPLKLRSILKHEDIDIVHAHAARDYPLVAAAALGIRGVKVIFTRHLLYPVRRSILYKRVDGWIAPTAEILETLKPLKPKRSVVIPNWVDTQKFAYRPHPSHKPVRIGLIGQISPHKGHDDAVEAMRELGGEFQLIIAGEGEASYIKKLKRQSSGLPVAFAGFVTLPDYFAAIDILIVPSWQEPFGIVTLEAMSAGVPVVGTGPADVLRGTFIPPRNSHALAHAIRTCKLDAEAREHVERNFDVRKVIPKIEEFYAGIIRSR; from the coding sequence ATGCGCATTTTGCAGGTTAATTCGGCGCGAAGCCTCGGCGGCGGAGAAACCCATGTCCTCCAATTGACGCGCGCGCTCCGCGGCCGTGGTCACGAAGTTTTTCTGGCTGGACGCCGCGGCGGCCCGCTGAATCCGGACATTCCGCTGACGCCGCTGAAACTCCGTTCAATCCTCAAGCACGAAGACATCGACATCGTCCATGCTCATGCCGCGCGAGATTATCCGCTGGTCGCGGCAGCCGCCCTGGGGATCCGGGGCGTGAAGGTTATCTTCACGCGTCATCTGTTGTACCCGGTGCGGCGCAGCATTCTGTACAAGCGCGTCGACGGCTGGATCGCGCCGACAGCCGAAATTCTCGAAACCCTGAAACCGTTGAAGCCGAAGCGTTCGGTGGTCATTCCCAACTGGGTCGACACTCAGAAGTTCGCTTACCGGCCGCACCCGTCTCACAAGCCCGTGAGGATCGGGCTCATCGGACAGATCTCGCCGCACAAGGGACACGACGACGCCGTCGAAGCCATGCGCGAACTCGGCGGTGAGTTTCAGCTGATCATTGCCGGGGAAGGCGAGGCCTCTTACATCAAGAAGCTCAAACGCCAATCGAGCGGCCTGCCTGTCGCCTTTGCGGGATTCGTCACGCTGCCGGATTATTTCGCCGCGATCGATATCCTGATCGTTCCGTCATGGCAGGAGCCGTTCGGTATTGTAACGCTCGAAGCGATGTCGGCCGGTGTGCCGGTGGTAGGGACGGGACCGGCGGATGTGTTAAGGGGAACGTTCATCCCGCCGCGCAATTCCCATGCACTCGCGCATGCGATTCGGACGTGCAAGTTGGACGCGGAAGCACGCGAGCATGTGGAGCGAAATTTCGATGTCCGGAAAGTTATTCCGAAGATTGAGGAGTTTTATGCGGGAATAATCAGGAGCAGATAA
- a CDS encoding formylglycine-generating enzyme family protein — protein sequence MEIGNWKSDRQSRISNLQFPIGLLLSFFLAGSLFAAPPETRKNSKDHQTYVHIPAGAFRMGCSDGDKECYEDEKPPHMVQISHDFWIGQTEVTVAAFQIFGSTNAVRLAGEQTNPKFPAMSMTWEEADRYCKWAGGRLPTEAEWEYAARGGTATVRYGELDAIAWTSVNSMHAVHESAQKKPNAYGLYDMLGNVWEWTNDWYGSKYYENSPAVDPMGPPAGDTLAFQGQTLPTRVLRGGAWIGKPGVARASYRYWFIPTFRVANIGFRCVLENSRLE from the coding sequence TTGGAAATTGGAAATTGGAAATCCGATCGCCAATCTCGAATTTCGAATCTCCAATTTCCGATAGGTCTTCTCCTATCTTTCTTCCTCGCAGGCTCCCTGTTCGCCGCGCCGCCCGAGACCCGCAAGAATTCCAAGGATCACCAGACCTACGTTCACATTCCTGCCGGCGCGTTCCGGATGGGCTGCTCCGACGGCGATAAAGAATGCTACGAAGATGAAAAGCCGCCGCACATGGTTCAAATCAGCCATGACTTCTGGATCGGCCAGACCGAAGTGACGGTCGCCGCTTTCCAGATTTTCGGGAGCACGAACGCCGTCCGGCTGGCCGGCGAGCAGACGAATCCGAAATTCCCGGCGATGTCGATGACCTGGGAAGAGGCCGACCGATATTGCAAGTGGGCTGGCGGCCGCCTGCCCACTGAAGCGGAATGGGAATACGCCGCCCGCGGCGGCACGGCCACTGTTCGTTACGGCGAACTGGACGCGATCGCCTGGACCAGCGTCAACAGCATGCACGCCGTGCACGAATCCGCGCAGAAGAAGCCCAACGCCTACGGCCTCTACGACATGCTCGGCAACGTCTGGGAATGGACCAACGACTGGTACGGATCCAAATACTACGAGAACAGCCCGGCGGTCGATCCCATGGGGCCGCCGGCAGGCGACACACTCGCCTTTCAAGGCCAGACTCTGCCCACCAGAGTTCTGCGCGGCGGCGCCTGGATCGGGAAACCGGGTGTGGCCCGGGCGTCGTATCGCTATTGGTTTATTCCAACCTTTCGGGTGGCGAATATCGGGTTCAGATGCGTGTTGGAGAATTCGCGGCTAGAATAG